Part of the Rhineura floridana isolate rRhiFlo1 chromosome 8, rRhiFlo1.hap2, whole genome shotgun sequence genome is shown below.
AAGGAAACTACTGTTCCAAAAATGTGGTACTGACTCTATAACAAACCTTTAGAAAGTTGTACAGTACACAATGTCAGCACTAACTATATAGAGTGTGTACTCCCAAAAGGGGCACTGTTTGGACAAATCAACAAATCTGTTTTCATGTTGAATTTCCAGAGATTCAgtgcaaatgtgtgttgaatttccagagagccagtgtaAATTAAAATTTTATATCTTACGACTTCCACAGTACTTAAGCCAAAATCAGTTATTTCAGACAGCTTCATCAAGCAAAAAtaagtttttaatttaaaatataaattttatGAAACATAAGGAATTGTTGAGGAACTTGGTaccttttaaaaatttattttaaGAACAGTGAATATTGAAAATTGAGGCATAATTCAAATCTTTGCCACTGTAGAGTGGAAGGGCATGGAATTCTAGGGCATGAAAGCCCCTGCTCCCCCAGTTTTCCTCTCCAGAGCTCATATACAACTCTCTGCTACTTAACTGGCTTTAGTAAGGGAGGAAGATAAATTCCCTGCATTGACtaatccctttcctttccaacatTCTTCATGCCTAGCCACATCTTCACTGCTGATTTCCTGTCCTCCATACCTTCTCTTTCTCTGTAATATGGGTCATGTCCACACAGTGTTTATTGCCCTGATCTGCACTAATTATGGTTAAAAAAGATACATAACTAGTTGTGCTGCAGTACAGACAGGGATGCACAATGGAATGAGAATGCATTCCATTGAAAGCAATGCAATATGGATAGATGGTATATTGCACTCAGATGCAGTTCCAATATGCATTAGTTTGCAGGGTATGCGAATGTGCATTAGTTTATGGGGTGTGGTACCTGTTCTAGTTACACATGCAGAACTCTCTTTACAGGTGTCTCAAAGCATGGGGTCAAAGGCAGCAACCCTAGTgttgctggggtgggggggaatgcATGTATACTTTATTGATTTGTACATTGTTACATTTGCAAACATATATCCAACTGAAAATCGACTTCCACAGCATAGAGCATCTTTATCTCTCTCCCACTTCTGCTTGCTTACTCTTTGTACCATGTGCATTGGAGATCTCTCTATGCTTGTTGCTATGACAACAGCTGATAGTCTTCATTTGCTGTGGTGTTTTGATTGGTTGGGGAAGGTCTCGCCTCTTTTGTGAGGGTGAAAGGGAGGAGATCCCTAGAACGGGAGGAGGATGGAAAGAATCCAAAGCTGATCCATTCATATGAGCAAtgtaagggaggggggagagggagcagTCCTGGCGGCTTTAGATGATGAGGCAGTGAGCTTGATTGTGTGTCATTTATAATTGCATACATGAGCATGTTTACATGCACAGCAAGCAGCAGATCACGTCTGTGTTCCTGACTCCTGTGGCACTTTGATGTGCTTGGGCTGTGTTCCAGCTGGGAAGCACTTTGTCCCTTCGTCTGACCCATATGGCCAAGAGCAGCAtcagatgagcaggaaggtacTGGAATCCAAAATGTGTTCTGGGTGACAACAGATTGTGCAGCAGCAGTCTGAATGAATCATGTACATAGATCGAGGTAGGTGATGCACCGTGCATGGTTTTATTTTGCAGATCCATAGCATTACAGGGTTTAATTTGTCATCCCTTGCAGATCTTAGGTCACAGGTTTTCAGGAACCCTTGTGAGCTCTGTGCTGGGAAGGTCCTGGTTCTCTTTTGCAAAGCAAAACTGCAACTTTCCCTCTTGCAGATTTAGTATTTCATCAAACTGAACATCTCTTCCTGGCACTCAAAGCTTCTTGTGTTTAGGGGCCTCCTCTGAACTATGTGTGTGCAGTTCATCTTCATTTATGTGGGCGCTGTGGTGAAATGCAGAGCCATGGAAACAGATATGGAAGAGAGCACATGGGTCATTTGTTCTAATCAAACCAATGGGAAAAAAAGCCTTTGCCTAAGGTAGGTAACAAGCTAGGCTCTTATTAAAAACCTTCAGTGAAGGGAGACACATGGCATGTTCTATGATGGAGGCTGGATGAGAGGAAGATATGCATCCCATTTTTTTAATTGAGAAAAAACATACATCAGTCAAAAGCTCtataagtggtgtacataatgaTTGAAAAAAATAATGTATAAAGATGGGTATGAACAGTATTCTACAATGCCATCAAAATGATTTTATTGGAGGTCTAAATAACCATACTTGTTTTTCTGCTGAAGTGCAGTGATTTTAGATGAAGTTTTACTTTCAATTCCCTAGTGCCATTTTCATGTAACTTAATttcataaaatagcataaaaagacACTGCATCAAAACTGACACATGCAGACTGACTCCAGGCATCACATCTAGAAAAATGGAGAGATACAAGACTGAAGGAAGAAGAGTGAGATGTGTGTATTTTTAGAGGAAGCTGATTAACCCTTTTTTGGACAATATAACCCTAATCCAAATGGGTGTTACTGACTTTTAATCTTTATGGCTGTCATCTAAGCACACAAAGTCTCATTTaactcagtgagacttgcttctaagtaaaagTGATTAGGCTTGTGCTAGTAAAGTAGCAGGATATAAAAGGGTGGGTAGGATTTTTGCATAGCAATGTTAATGCTACATTTAAGATCATCAGAGGGTGCACAAAAGATAactgcatatttattattttaaaataatgtatcTGGTAAATTATGTTCTGATCTAAGGTGTCAATAGCACCTGCTTCTTGCATTTGCTTGGATCACTTTCAGTATCTTCACCTTACGGATGTTCTCAAAACACTTAGGGTTGTAAAGGCCATAATATGAAACCAAGGTCCTTGCCTATCTTGGCTAGTTTAGGTTGAGCTGCCATGGGGTGGTTTGATTTCTAGTTGTGTATGACTGGTCATTGACCTTAAacagtaaagtaaagtaaagtaaagtaaagctTTCTAGTTGATGCTGACATACTTGCGTCTGGTAAATTATAGGCAAAAGAGCCTAACAGATCTTTTTGATCTGTTACAGGTGTTTGACATTATAGACCTCCAGATTCTACTAGATTGTTTTGGCAAATTTTGTTGGCAGATATGGGACAGCCTTGATCTTTCCTCTCTGAGACTAGATGTAGTGTCAATTTAAAGGATGCCTTTTCTGCACCGTGGGGACTGATGTGGTGTTCCACAGAAGTCAATATTGCAATCTGCACTATTTAACATTGTAAAACCAATGGGACTAGATTGTCCAAAGGCTTGAAACGTAGCACCATTATCATTATGCTGCTGATACCGTCTATGTTGTTTAAGCATCCAAGAGCAAGAACTGTTAGCAGATCCATCTGGTATACTGGTTATGTCACTTCTTCAATAACAGAGATTCTGCTATTTGTCATTTTTGCCCTTGTGATCACTTCTTCAATAACAGAGATTCTGCTATTTGTCATTTTTGCCCTTGTGACCTCTCTTGTTTAATTTCTGTGTGTCCTCCTTGGAGGCTCCTTCCTTGAACTATATCCCTCTCATATTTGTAAGGGATGGGAAGAAAAGTTCTAGTTATGTGGCATCTCTTCTCTAGTCATCTCTTGTTATTCAGGACGTGTTAGCAAAAGTAACCCACAGGTTGCTTTCTGCCACCTGCTTTATGGAGTACACCATTTTCTATAACTACTCATATATTCTTTATATTTGCCAGTATTTTGTCTAATGACTTTGGCCTCTACACAGTTATGTCAGTATGTTTCTGGAGTATGTAATAGTAGCACCCTTTTGTGCCTGGTTAAATAAAAAATCCACTGCCGTGATCAACCGTAAATAAAAAGGGAGCATTACTTCTAAAGACTAAATTATTCTCAACAAGAGGGTTCTCCTCCTGCTACTTCATACTCCAGTCTAAGCTTTGCTTCCTGAAATGGGAACGCTTCCATATCttgcatcttaaaaaaaaaattaaggtcaAATGTTCACACAGCACAAACCTACAGGCTTGCAGCTgaattttaaaagtatttatatgcaGAGTCCAGAAATAAATAACAGTGTGTTGTGAATCACAGTTTTCACGAGGATATTGCAATTCTCTCTCCCAAGGAAATAATTTGTAAACGGTTATCAGAGATTGTCTTTTTAAGCAAATCCAATAAAATGTTAAATAATCTTTACTTCAGTTTACAACACactatatctgtctgtctgtctatatcaACACCTAACAACTTATTACACTCTAGCATCTATCACCAACAAACAGGACCCAGACATGCCCTCCAAAATAAGAACATGCATGTGACATCCTGGTTCTTATACCAAGGATCGCTGTCCATGCTCCACACAATATTATTGCACATTGCTAGAGATTCTTTCTGTAGTTATATGTTCACTTAAGGATGAGCTGACAGTTCTCCTGTGAACTTGTCTGGAAAAGTTCACTCTTGAAAATCACTGAAATGATTCTATAGGCATTTACTTATTTTTACACTAGAGGAAAGATGCAACCTTGAGACCCTAGGGAGAGAGCTGAACCTTGAAGAACTCTTATTAACTCTAGCAATTCATATTGACCCAGTTCTGAAGCTCCAAAGTAGAGTCAAAATAGAGATAGTGGTTTACAAGTATCAGAAATTGGGGACTTTTGAAATGAATGTCTGGATGCAGAGGGGCTTGGTCCTGAAGGCTCCCGTTGAATTCTTTGGGACTAAATAAATAGACTGCAAGGATCTAAGATATTGTTGAGAGGGTGCAACATTTCCTCCTAGTCCAGACCCTGAGATAGATTTTAACCCCTGCTCCAGTAGTGTCTCTGAGCACAAGTGTTTACTTCTACTATTTGAATGAATGGTTGTCATTAATTCCTATGGGAAAACATAAAAGTACTATGCATGGGGGCAATGTTGTAGTGGAGACACAACTTGAACATCCTCCTTGATGCAGAGTGGCTTAGCTTTCACCACCAAGGATCCCATCGGAGGAAGGGGAGTAAAGCAGAATGCTTCTGATGCTTTCCCCCAAATCAGACATCATATTTGTGAAGCAGGAAGGGGGCATTGTAGAGCAATGCATCCTCACCAACACTCTGGAGTAATTGGAGGAGATAGATGTGTCCCCTGCTTGTTTCTTGGAGCATTTTCAGGTTGAGAGAGCAGGGAAAGCTTGGCCTGGTCTCGCCCTTTGTGCTCTCTACTGCAGCGATGTGATGGCTGGAAGGTTGGGGAGTGGCTGAGTAGGGTGGGGGAAAGTACTGAAACTCACCCTCCCTCGTCCATCAAATGTGAAGGACTCttagccagctaaagatcacccccacagggagtggctcagcgATTATgcaccctgccacctgtgcagccatgggcaagctgcatagtcccaagaagcccagctgccccccagctggcagttgcagacgaggaaggggctggcttgtgcagctgtggcaagctgagcagggcctagccagctggggaggactagcctcagagggaggcaatggtaacccccctctgaataccacttaacatgaaaaccctattcatagggtagccataagtagggattgacttgaaggcagtccatttccatttttcagcagCATCAGTGTACATATTGATTTGTAGAGTAACATAAGCAAAAAAAGGTGTCCCCCCCATCTGTCTTTTGACAttagaaaaaacaaaaaattgAGGAATGCAAAGGAGAGGCAAGGACAACAGGGAGGGGTGAAGACAAGGCTATGGTCTggaggcacatgaggctaccatgctgctgaagctaagcaggcctgggtctgatcagtgcctggatgggagactacctgggattctgggaaccacatgtatgccaccttgggttcaaTGATGAAAGGAAGGTTGGGTAGAAATAAATAAGGAATGGTTGTGAGGAAATGCAGTCAATATATTTTACCCATTTTATTACAGCAAGGGATAGATAAAGTGGTTCAGATAGGGAAGAAATGGGAAAGAACCCAATCATGAATTAGATAAAATAAGAAGGAATAGATGGGTTCACAATAACAAAATATGACATTGCTACAGTCACTATTAGAAGCAAAGAATGTTGAATCATGAGTTAAGGCCACTTGCAGGCAGAGGGTTTTTGAGTGCCAGGAGTGCTGATGTCTCAAAACACATGATGCACAGAACTGTGCTCCTCCCCGTGTTGATCACTGAGCAGAGTCAGCACTGCCAGCCCTTCCTGGTATATCTTTCTGCACTTCAGGTTTAGCACTACAGCACTAACCTGTCAGTGATGGCGGAAGCTGCTGTCTGGATGCAGCTTGAGTCAAATAAAAGAACTGGGGGGAGGAACCCCTAGGTAATAGAATTTACTTATTTTGAATGAATAGCTGGTCTAGGAAGTAAGAAGTAAAATTTAGAATTCAGGGAAAAGGGCTGGGATAAAAGAGAGATAAAAGACTGGAAGGCTGGCAATGTGGCACGATGAAGTCTATTGACTTCTGGGACCAGTTATCTACATAAGAAGGTGCCTTTACAGCCCAATTGACAAGAGAAACCTTGTTATCTCTCCTCCATGCTGTGTGCAAAATAATGTGTGCAAAGATGAGACAAGGCTTTGTTGTAAGGCTTAAGTGTTAGATCTGTTAGtagatacagaaaagtttttctccctctctcataacactagaactcgtggacatccaaggacagacaaaagaaggtacttcttcacacagtgcatagttaaactatggaattcactccaaaactagtagtgatggccaccagcttggatggctttaaaataggattagacaaatccttgGAGAATAAGGCCATCATGgcctactagccctgatggctgtgttctgcttccactgccggaggcaatatgcctcagaatgccagttgccagttgcttggaatcgcaagtggggagagtgctgttgcattcaagtcctgcttgtgggcttcccatgggcaactggttggccactgtgagaataggatgttggaccAGATGGTCCATTGGCCAGATCCAGAAGGCTGTTCTGATGTTCTCCGTAGGGGTCTGCTCCAGGTTGTTGGAAGCTGCTGCATGGTCCAAACAGTTAAGTTCTGGATGAGACAGATCAGGATAAGAGGGCCAGAGGGAGGGGACTAGTCGGAGTTAGTTTGTAGGTTGAGTTCTAAGACATCAGGCAAAGGCAACAGGACTTTGCTCTGCTAGTCATAGCAGCACACTGATGAGACTTCAGGAGCAAGTTCTGAGGCCAGAGCATTGCAGGTTTGAATGCGAACAGACATTGGCCTGAGGGGTAAGCTGATAACTCCTCAGGCAGGCTGGTCCTTCAACCTAGATGGTAAAGTGCAGTCTGCCAAGTCTACAGAGGAGATGGAACACCATGGAGCAGAAGGTAGGTGCTAGTCCCCAAAAGACCCACTTGATTCCTTCACTGCTTGCCTCTCAGCAAGCACCAaagatgttgctttttaaaaaagacatttggATTGGGGTAAtgggcggtaacgcagccgaagctctgctcacagccggagttcgattccaatgaaaggaggaagtcgaatctctggtaaaaggggtcgaggtccactcagccttccatccatccatggtcggtaaaatgagtacccggcatacgctgaggggtaaagaaaggccggggatggaactggcaatcccaccccatatatatggtctgcctagtaaacatcgcaagacatcaccctaagagtcagaaacgactcgcacttcaagtgtggggacacctttacctttttaatgggCATTTCCTTAACTGATTGATTGTACCCATGTTGTTGTCACTCATTTGTTGTTTTATGCAGTAGTGGTTGTGCTTTTAGTCTTATGTTATCATTGTTTTTATCTGGATGTCAGCTGCCGTGGGGCTTCCTAGACCAAAAGGAGGGATTAAATTATTTTAACAATAAAATTCAAAATACTGCAAATAGataaagaaaatatatattatatgcatatttgcttgatttattatgatgtattgttACTCTCTTTTTCCTCTCAGGGGTATAGCAACTTTACGAAGCACTTCTAAACAAACAATCTGAGAGAGGTAAAATAAGTTGCTCAAGGTAAGCGATTGTTTGGCTTTAATAGACATAGATTATTCTTTGGCAACTGTAATTAAGCTGCAtggcagcatttatttatttattatttgatttatatcccgcccttcctcctggcaggagtaAGGGgatatttaaatattaatatttaaggggagtagacaaaatatattaaaataaaggcAAAGattaaaggagaaagaaaaaggtGAGATATCAAAAGCTACAATCGGGCTGGTAGGAAagtttgggccagtgggcacatctggaattttatttgtttatttgtttgtttgtttgatttatatcccacacttcctcccagtaggagcccagggcggcaaacaaaagcactaaaacattataaaaacagacttaaagatatattaaaacaaaacatctttaaaaacatttttaaagctttaaaaacatttcttttaaagatttaaaatattttttaaaaaagaaggtttaaaaacattaaaaagcaatttcaacacagacgcaggctgggttaaagtctcaacttaaaaggcttgttgaaagaggaaggtcttcagtaggtgccgaaaagataacagagatggcgcctgtctaatatataaggggagggaattccaaagtgtaggtgtcaccacactaaaggtccatttcctatgttgtgcagaacagacctcccggtaagatggtatctgcaagaggccctcacctgcagagtgcactgattgactgggtatataagggataagatggtctttcaggtatcctggtcctaagctgtatagggctttgtacaccaacactagaaccttgaacttggcctagtagctaatgggcagccagtgcaattctttcagcagcggagtgacatgttggccataccctgccccagtgttgcaccagctgcagcttccagaccaacttcaagggcagccccacatagaatgcattacagtaatccagcctggaggttaccagtgcatggacaacaatggtcaggctatctgtccagaaatggctgcagctgtcttaccagactaagctggtaaaaggcactcctagccactgaggtcaccagggcctctagtgacaaaaattgatccaggagcacccccagactacgaacctgctgtttcagagggagtatgactccatccaaagcaggcaactaaccaattatctgaactcgggaactaccaacccacagtgcctccgtcttgctaggattcatttTATTGGCCGTCATCgaacccaccaccaagtccagggcttgcatggcctctcctgattcagatgttatagagaaataaagctgggtattgtcagcatactgctgacacctcaccccaaagcatctcctgatgacccctcctaaggacttcatatagatgttaaacagcatgagggacaagatggtaccctgcggcaccccacagcacaactaccaggggaccaaaagacaatcacccaatgctcttATCTAGATACAACCTTGGAGATacgatcagaaccactgtaaaacagtgcctccaatatccatcttaccaagtcggcccagaaggacaccatagtcaatggtatcaaaagccaccgagagatcaaataataataacagggttgcactccccatgtccTCCTCCTGCAAAGGTaattcatcagggtgaccaagaccgattcagtcccataacaaggcctgaatccagaatgggatgggtcaggataatctgtttcatccaagagtacttgcaattgctgtgccacaaccctcttaatcaccttccctaagaagtaaGTATTCCCtaagtatttgcaaccggttggtaattgtcgcaaaccaatgggtcctgggtgggcttcttcaggagcagtggacccctgcctctttcagggcagctggaaccactcccatctgcaacaatgcattgaccacaccctggaattttgagaaagtaccATAGATACCAGTCACATAATTGCTGCCATAGGGGCATGCTGtagcacaaaatgactgccacacctaaaagagcagaaaaagagacaggaccagaAAATGATGTACGCATGCCCCCCATTAGTCCTCCCATGAATGGGGGAAAAGTACCCTAGTTTAGCCACCACtgctctcacacacagagagaaactcTTTGTACCTCTTCTCTGTtcagtgaaatgtgggcatgtttaaggggctATGTTCAGTGTAGGAGAAGCTGAACCAGTACAAACAGGAACGGAAGAAAGAGAGCAAACTGTCTCTCATTCATTGTGGatatttgaggggatatttactgagaccttttgtagGTGTCATAGAAGGTACTGGTGGGTACACTGGCATCCATGGTGCTGTGTTGGTGACTATATATATGCTTGATAGTGATTTCGATACTCATCTACCAATACCAACTGCATGTGTTTACCTTCCTTTTTTCTAGAGATCATGCCTCATTTCTTGGATTGGTTTGTGCCAATGTATCTGATGATCTCCATTCTTATCTTGGTGGGCTTTGGAGCTTGCATATACTACTTTGAGCCAGGTCTGCAGGAGGCACACAAGTGGCGGACACAAAGGCCAATCATGGAACGAGACCTTCGGAAAACATTGATGATACGAGACAACCTTGCGTTTGGGGTGCCTGAAGTCTAGAATTCTTACATAGATGTGTGCTTGTATCTAGAAGAAAGTCAAATTTCTCTTTGAAATTACAAATTACTGTGCAAAACTCTGGTTTGCTCAGCACAATTTCCAGCTGCATGTGATGTGGTCAAACCACTCCTTGCTGACACGCATCT
Proteins encoded:
- the SMIM45 gene encoding small integral membrane protein 45, with the translated sequence MPHFLDWFVPMYLMISILILVGFGACIYYFEPGLQEAHKWRTQRPIMERDLRKTLMIRDNLAFGVPEV